The Streptomyces sp. CC0208 genome window below encodes:
- a CDS encoding DUF4160 domain-containing protein: MLGGLVSAAPASADEPGGNPTDWDLTKRLSLGAQARKDRCQAGRAVHYGGPELKLVAAAKLTGTDADLREFVRWGHLGVDWQQAAQRDDDAGLADLNTFRDRQDKLNTSNKPYAAVNDDGGRDYWAPEFGQDIVSFTLSTQRELHYKAADNPTPRPGQASLDQARKVLDAFDPGDDEWAAAYKEWAGRELLDTSELGYSSANDVATFLRFGGFPTTAPEPDSLEFRTEVEALKTAWAACDSANPLDGYGVLTGPVMQAYSEWEAEYAGQAEQRKQIVTAEAAASKETRVATEAMIEAVRQAWLADQILYWQKYWAAHKDSLFYPTKAEFTKATANLNAAKAAAAKQVPLADAAATRSKTAANTASTQQTKAWAIADAARLPRGRGLLHAQQSVQVAKASAAATQAAAKATLTASNAAKATVADSQTLLALAKTQTHALNTEFRKTAALEAKAQAKAAAESAAKLASEAAANAATAKTARVTAEKAEQTAKTQAAEAKRQRGIAEAEKATAERERDNAASERAKANAAEERARGEQGKARQARSDAETAGSTAEEKLAAAEDAEARAFTARNQAVKAEQEKNATASRAAALESAAAAAEGTSAAAETRQAATEARTAANEAAGAATRARSAANEATTAAVNARAAATRAEGAAKRSRSAAEAAQSAYAKTAAAAATAHAAAAEAIVAAASAKENAKKADAEAKKAQAAAITARKEATAAVAEAAKTAVWSAKTAGYAAATAQYAQGARDAATAVTKAADEAITIGSPYRESDTSAAYAVLIGQTSKTLAEQQATAAKAKSDEAKKAAAQAKALADKAAGDAKIALQAAADAADYAVQAVNSAAAANASAAAAATDAAAAKKADANAQKYDEQAGTDAFYANFAANDAESAAAQAARDATEAERDASSARSAASAAESDAAAADRTATNAESDAVKAEKAASNAENSAKEADAAATRAEAEERERERKAAQALLEADGSGAGADLTADDESLLLDGCGPECVEEFREARALTGQGFVEWIKANGAEILLEYIGVNDVKRCFNEGDVESCLWTLVNAVSVAIPVLKFPAVAKAVVRVARGITGFLEKSVTAKRTLDRMRTLIKDIREGKVKTCPVKPKALMVPSATGLTVRPSSAPAPAAAAEYPGVGTIVSQDGVRIQIYSNDHAPAHAHVKGKGDEVRIGQNGKPLAGDPELSRHQQAVVTENIRTIRENIRVAMERFKARGC, translated from the coding sequence GTGCTCGGCGGACTCGTCTCCGCCGCCCCCGCGAGCGCCGACGAACCGGGAGGCAACCCGACCGATTGGGACTTGACCAAGCGGCTCAGCCTGGGCGCGCAGGCGCGCAAGGACCGCTGCCAAGCGGGACGGGCCGTGCACTACGGCGGCCCTGAGCTCAAGTTGGTCGCGGCGGCAAAGCTCACCGGAACGGATGCCGACCTGCGCGAGTTCGTGCGTTGGGGCCACCTCGGCGTGGACTGGCAGCAGGCCGCCCAGCGCGACGACGACGCGGGACTCGCCGACCTGAACACCTTCCGGGACCGCCAGGACAAACTGAACACCAGCAACAAGCCTTATGCCGCCGTGAATGACGACGGCGGCCGGGATTACTGGGCACCCGAGTTCGGCCAGGACATCGTCTCCTTCACCCTCAGCACCCAGCGCGAACTGCACTACAAGGCGGCAGACAACCCGACGCCAAGGCCGGGCCAGGCATCGCTGGACCAGGCCAGGAAAGTACTCGACGCTTTTGACCCAGGCGATGACGAGTGGGCCGCCGCGTACAAAGAGTGGGCTGGGCGGGAACTGCTCGACACCAGCGAACTGGGCTACTCGTCGGCGAACGACGTCGCGACGTTCCTGCGGTTCGGCGGTTTCCCGACCACGGCCCCCGAGCCGGACTCGCTGGAGTTCCGCACCGAGGTCGAGGCCCTGAAGACCGCCTGGGCTGCTTGTGACAGCGCCAACCCGCTGGACGGCTACGGAGTGCTGACCGGTCCGGTCATGCAGGCGTACTCGGAATGGGAAGCGGAGTACGCCGGCCAAGCCGAGCAGCGTAAGCAGATCGTCACCGCCGAGGCGGCCGCGTCGAAGGAGACGCGGGTCGCCACTGAGGCGATGATCGAGGCGGTCCGGCAGGCTTGGCTGGCGGACCAGATCCTGTACTGGCAGAAGTACTGGGCCGCGCACAAGGATTCCCTCTTCTACCCGACGAAGGCCGAATTCACCAAGGCGACAGCGAATCTGAACGCCGCGAAGGCGGCGGCCGCGAAGCAGGTGCCCCTTGCGGACGCGGCGGCGACGCGGTCGAAGACGGCCGCGAACACGGCGAGCACTCAGCAGACGAAGGCATGGGCGATCGCGGACGCCGCGCGGCTGCCGCGCGGTCGTGGCCTGCTGCACGCGCAACAGTCGGTGCAGGTTGCGAAGGCCTCGGCAGCAGCCACCCAGGCGGCGGCGAAGGCCACGCTGACGGCGTCGAACGCGGCGAAGGCCACCGTGGCGGACTCCCAGACGCTGCTGGCACTGGCGAAGACCCAGACGCACGCGCTGAACACGGAGTTCCGCAAGACGGCGGCGCTGGAGGCGAAGGCGCAGGCCAAGGCGGCGGCTGAGTCCGCCGCCAAGCTGGCCTCTGAGGCAGCGGCCAACGCCGCCACCGCGAAAACCGCCCGTGTGACCGCCGAGAAGGCGGAGCAGACCGCAAAGACCCAGGCCGCCGAGGCGAAGCGGCAGCGCGGGATCGCCGAGGCCGAGAAGGCCACCGCCGAGCGGGAGCGGGACAACGCGGCGAGCGAGCGGGCGAAGGCGAACGCCGCCGAGGAGCGTGCGCGGGGCGAGCAGGGCAAGGCCCGCCAGGCCCGCTCCGACGCGGAGACCGCCGGTTCGACGGCGGAGGAGAAGCTGGCGGCGGCCGAGGACGCCGAGGCACGCGCGTTCACCGCGCGCAATCAGGCGGTCAAGGCTGAGCAGGAAAAGAACGCCACGGCCTCCCGAGCGGCCGCGCTGGAGTCCGCAGCCGCGGCGGCGGAGGGCACCAGCGCCGCGGCCGAGACCCGGCAGGCGGCCACGGAGGCCCGTACCGCCGCCAACGAGGCGGCGGGCGCAGCGACCCGAGCCCGCAGCGCGGCCAATGAGGCGACCACCGCCGCGGTGAACGCCCGTGCGGCGGCGACCCGTGCCGAGGGGGCGGCCAAGCGGTCCCGGTCCGCGGCCGAAGCGGCGCAGTCGGCGTACGCGAAGACGGCCGCGGCCGCCGCCACCGCGCATGCCGCGGCGGCCGAGGCGATCGTCGCCGCGGCGTCGGCGAAGGAGAACGCCAAGAAGGCGGACGCCGAGGCCAAGAAGGCTCAAGCCGCAGCGATCACCGCGCGAAAGGAAGCCACCGCGGCGGTGGCCGAGGCCGCCAAGACGGCCGTGTGGTCGGCGAAGACCGCCGGTTACGCTGCCGCCACGGCGCAGTACGCGCAGGGTGCCCGGGATGCCGCGACCGCGGTGACCAAGGCGGCCGACGAGGCGATCACCATTGGCTCCCCGTACCGCGAGAGCGACACCTCGGCGGCGTACGCCGTCCTGATCGGACAGACCTCCAAGACCCTTGCCGAGCAGCAGGCCACTGCGGCCAAGGCCAAGTCGGACGAGGCGAAGAAGGCGGCGGCGCAGGCCAAGGCACTGGCCGACAAAGCCGCCGGCGACGCGAAGATCGCCCTCCAGGCGGCGGCTGACGCCGCGGACTATGCGGTCCAGGCGGTCAACTCCGCGGCGGCGGCCAACGCTTCGGCGGCCGCGGCGGCGACCGACGCGGCAGCCGCGAAGAAGGCCGACGCGAACGCTCAGAAGTACGATGAGCAGGCGGGCACCGACGCGTTCTACGCCAACTTCGCCGCGAACGACGCCGAGTCGGCGGCCGCCCAGGCCGCCCGCGACGCCACGGAGGCCGAGAGGGACGCGTCGAGCGCCCGCTCCGCGGCGTCCGCAGCCGAGTCCGACGCGGCCGCAGCGGACCGAACCGCCACCAACGCCGAATCGGACGCGGTCAAGGCCGAGAAGGCGGCGTCCAACGCGGAGAACTCGGCGAAGGAGGCGGACGCTGCCGCCACCCGCGCCGAGGCCGAGGAGCGGGAGCGGGAACGCAAGGCCGCCCAGGCCCTGCTGGAGGCGGACGGCTCCGGGGCCGGCGCAGACCTCACGGCCGATGACGAGTCGCTGCTCCTGGACGGCTGCGGACCGGAGTGTGTCGAGGAGTTCCGGGAGGCCAGAGCACTCACCGGTCAGGGCTTCGTGGAGTGGATCAAGGCCAACGGCGCCGAGATCCTGCTTGAGTACATCGGCGTGAACGACGTCAAGCGGTGCTTCAACGAGGGGGACGTCGAAAGCTGCCTGTGGACCTTGGTGAACGCCGTGTCGGTGGCGATTCCGGTCCTCAAGTTCCCCGCGGTCGCCAAGGCCGTCGTACGCGTCGCCAGAGGCATCACCGGCTTCCTGGAGAAGTCCGTGACGGCAAAGCGGACGCTGGACAGGATGCGCACCCTCATCAAGGACATCCGTGAGGGGAAGGTGAAGACCTGTCCGGTGAAGCCCAAGGCTCTGATGGTGCCGTCCGCCACGGGCCTGACCGTGCGGCCCTCCTCGGCGCCGGCCCCTGCGGCCGCCGCCGAGTATCCGGGCGTCGGTACCATCGTGAGCCAGGACGGTGTGAGGATCCAGATCTACTCGAACGACCACGCACCGGCGCACGCGCACGTGAAGGGCAAGGGTGACGAGGTCCGCATCGGCCAGAACGGGAAGCCGCTGGCCGGCGACCCGGAACTGTCCAGGCATCAGCAGGCCGTGGTCACCGAGAACATCCGTACGATCAGGGAGAACATCCGAGTCGCCATGGAAAGGTTCAAGGCGCGTGGCTGCTGA
- a CDS encoding DUF6114 domain-containing protein, producing MSAETPVQSAGTFTRLRLRFRAWRGRRPFWAGLFTLLGGVPIAYFPYATLKLGNMSLAMATTAGAGSLIIGVLLFTLGLTMWFQQATRIFAGVAAIVLSLVSLVVSNIGGFILGFVFALVGGALAVSWAPGAPPRPQPLGEGGTEGGAPQGADPDTAILRPVVDEPGAAYQAPEAGRDGSSDRTPEGAWAGRDDANGGYRVG from the coding sequence ATGAGTGCCGAGACTCCGGTCCAGAGCGCCGGGACCTTCACCCGGTTGCGCCTGCGATTCCGTGCCTGGCGAGGCCGCCGCCCGTTCTGGGCAGGTCTGTTCACCCTGCTCGGTGGTGTGCCGATCGCCTACTTCCCGTACGCCACGCTCAAGCTGGGCAACATGTCCCTAGCCATGGCGACCACCGCCGGCGCGGGCTCCCTCATCATCGGCGTACTGCTGTTCACGCTGGGCCTGACCATGTGGTTCCAGCAGGCCACGCGGATCTTCGCCGGTGTCGCCGCGATCGTCCTCTCCCTGGTGTCCCTGGTGGTCTCCAACATCGGCGGCTTCATCCTGGGCTTCGTGTTCGCGCTGGTCGGCGGAGCGCTCGCGGTCTCCTGGGCACCCGGCGCGCCGCCCCGGCCCCAGCCGCTGGGCGAGGGCGGGACGGAGGGCGGTGCGCCCCAGGGCGCCGACCCCGACACCGCGATCCTCAGGCCCGTGGTGGACGAGCCCGGCGCCGCGTACCAGGCGCCTGAGGCCGGTCGTGACGGATCGTCGGACCGGACGCCCGAGGGTGCCTGGGCCGGCCGCGACGACGCGAACGGGGGGTACCGTGTCGGCTGA
- a CDS encoding DUF6230 family protein — MESQVRGGTRWKRFAVVMVPSVAAAACVGVGLAQGALAASFSVSGQEFKVSAGHLEGQGFAQYGGIDSGYTSTDGKNKGAIHPVAISSFRTAQITNMCQSVKTEIPLIGKTVYLRLDAGPDADHKVEAENLYIDVAQLDADATFKNIDIGVAAQDTAKSKGGRGPELKSGDNVLPGGFAQQAESADLTKVEQTAWATTAGTFKLSGLKMRLGTNSTMECF; from the coding sequence ATGGAGTCCCAGGTGCGTGGCGGGACAAGATGGAAGCGGTTCGCTGTGGTGATGGTGCCCAGCGTTGCCGCGGCCGCATGTGTGGGTGTCGGGCTGGCGCAGGGTGCGCTGGCCGCGTCGTTCAGCGTGTCCGGCCAGGAGTTCAAGGTGTCCGCCGGCCACCTTGAGGGCCAGGGCTTCGCCCAGTACGGCGGTATCGACAGCGGCTACACGTCGACCGACGGCAAGAACAAGGGCGCGATCCACCCGGTCGCGATCTCGTCGTTCCGCACGGCGCAGATCACGAACATGTGCCAGTCGGTCAAGACCGAGATCCCGCTCATAGGCAAGACGGTCTACCTTCGTCTTGACGCGGGTCCGGACGCTGACCACAAGGTCGAGGCCGAGAACCTCTACATCGACGTCGCCCAGCTCGACGCCGACGCGACGTTCAAGAACATCGACATCGGCGTTGCGGCTCAGGACACGGCCAAGAGCAAGGGTGGCCGGGGTCCGGAGCTCAAGTCCGGCGACAACGTCCTGCCGGGCGGCTTCGCCCAGCAGGCGGAGTCGGCCGACCTGACGAAGGTCGAGCAGACGGCGTGGGCCACCACTGCCGGCACCTTCAAGCTCAGCGGCCTGAAGATGCGTCTCGGCACCAACTCCACCATGGAGTGCTTCTGA
- a CDS encoding tetratricopeptide repeat protein, with the protein MQPRNMSMSGVVDLAAVKAAQEAKAKAEQARAEAARQGGGPGAVSPADLVIDVDEAGFERDVLQRSTEVPVVIDFWAEWCEPCKQLSPVLEQLVLEYNGRLLLAKIDVDANQMLMQQFGVQGIPAVFAVVAGQALPLFQGAAGKEQIQQTLDQLVQVAEQRFGLTGLAVDPDAGPGAAPQPATVPAGPYDALLEAAVNALDAGDFGGAVQAYKNVLSDDPGNSEAKLGLAQAELLQRVQSLDPQRTRKEAAEKPGDAQAQIAAADLDLVGGHVEDAFGRLIDTVRRTAGDERDTVRLRLLELFEVVGADDPRVSAARRALSRALF; encoded by the coding sequence ATGCAGCCACGGAACATGTCCATGAGCGGAGTCGTCGACCTCGCCGCGGTGAAAGCGGCCCAGGAGGCCAAGGCGAAGGCGGAGCAGGCGCGCGCCGAAGCGGCCAGGCAGGGCGGCGGCCCGGGTGCCGTCTCTCCGGCCGATCTCGTCATCGACGTAGACGAGGCGGGTTTCGAGCGCGATGTCCTGCAGCGGTCCACCGAGGTCCCGGTCGTCATCGACTTCTGGGCCGAGTGGTGCGAGCCCTGCAAGCAGCTGAGCCCGGTGCTGGAGCAGCTCGTCCTCGAGTACAACGGACGCCTGCTCCTCGCCAAGATCGACGTCGACGCCAACCAGATGCTGATGCAGCAGTTCGGGGTGCAGGGCATCCCGGCCGTGTTCGCCGTCGTCGCAGGCCAGGCCCTGCCGCTCTTCCAGGGCGCGGCCGGCAAGGAGCAGATCCAGCAGACCCTGGACCAGTTGGTGCAGGTCGCCGAGCAGCGCTTCGGGCTGACCGGTCTCGCGGTCGACCCGGACGCCGGCCCCGGCGCCGCTCCGCAGCCCGCGACCGTGCCGGCGGGGCCGTACGACGCACTCCTCGAAGCCGCCGTAAACGCCCTGGACGCCGGGGACTTCGGCGGGGCCGTCCAGGCGTACAAGAACGTACTGAGTGACGACCCCGGCAACAGCGAGGCCAAACTGGGACTCGCCCAGGCCGAGTTGCTCCAGCGGGTGCAGAGCCTCGACCCGCAGCGGACACGCAAGGAGGCGGCCGAGAAGCCGGGTGACGCGCAGGCGCAGATCGCCGCCGCCGACCTGGATCTGGTCGGTGGGCATGTCGAGGACGCCTTCGGACGGCTCATCGACACCGTGCGGCGCACGGCGGGCGACGAGCGGGACACCGTACGGCTGCGGCTCCTTGAGCTTTTCGAGGTGGTAGGCGCCGACGATCCGCGGGTGTCGGCGGCCCGAAGGGCGCTGTCCCGCGCCCTGTTCTGA
- a CDS encoding TetR/AcrR family transcriptional regulator — protein sequence MQSRTPAPRAAGRPRSAAADTAILAATRAALVELGWSKLTLGDVATRAGVAKTTLYRRWAGKNELVVDAVAELFDELELPDCGTLADDIEGVVLQFAAILARPEAQNGLMAVVAESCRDDALRERIRASIVDRQKRLVLQGRERAQARGELPPEADPVEAARTVDLIFDMVAGAVVHRTLVSAEAADAQWVHDFTRILLTGLTGPSAE from the coding sequence ATGCAGAGCCGCACCCCCGCCCCCCGCGCCGCAGGACGCCCGCGCAGCGCTGCCGCGGACACGGCGATCCTCGCGGCGACGAGGGCGGCGCTGGTGGAGCTGGGCTGGTCGAAGCTCACGCTGGGAGATGTGGCTACCCGTGCGGGGGTCGCGAAAACCACCCTGTACCGCCGCTGGGCCGGCAAGAACGAGCTCGTCGTGGACGCGGTGGCCGAACTCTTCGACGAACTGGAACTCCCCGACTGCGGCACCCTGGCCGACGACATCGAGGGCGTGGTCCTGCAGTTCGCGGCGATCCTGGCCCGTCCGGAGGCCCAGAACGGGCTGATGGCGGTGGTGGCGGAGTCCTGCCGCGACGACGCGCTGCGGGAGCGCATCCGCGCGTCGATCGTCGACCGCCAGAAGCGGCTGGTCCTCCAGGGCCGGGAACGCGCCCAGGCCCGCGGCGAACTCCCTCCGGAGGCGGACCCCGTCGAGGCGGCCCGCACGGTCGACCTGATCTTCGACATGGTGGCGGGAGCGGTGGTCCACCGCACGCTGGTCAGCGCGGAGGCGGCGGACGCGCAGTGGGTGCACGACTTCACCCGGATCCTGCTGACGGGCCTGACGGGACCGTCCGCGGAGTAG